One Thermosphaera aggregans DNA segment encodes these proteins:
- a CDS encoding Kae1-associated kinase Bud32 produces MAERVEYFNRGAEAVLYRVRILGSDLIVKKRLDKPYRHEAFNKVFKEYRTRVEARILSHLRSLGLNVPAPLIVDVSKGILVLEYVEGTPLSRLVDSMSSEERGRVAGELGRQVAVMHSNRIYHGDLTLANTIYSGGRVYIIDFGLAGYSDDVEEYAIDLHLLYRNLQAMHPGIAEEFMNQFLENYRQWYSGVFEEVRKRFLEVRVRGRYVDRELRKTVMRDRYVS; encoded by the coding sequence GTGGCTGAGAGAGTAGAATACTTTAACAGAGGGGCTGAGGCGGTTCTCTACAGGGTTAGAATCCTCGGCTCAGACCTCATTGTTAAGAAAAGGCTTGACAAACCCTACAGGCATGAAGCCTTTAACAAGGTTTTCAAAGAGTATAGGACAAGGGTTGAGGCCAGGATACTCTCCCACTTGAGAAGCCTAGGGCTCAACGTACCAGCCCCGCTGATAGTGGATGTTTCAAAAGGAATCCTGGTACTGGAGTATGTGGAGGGAACCCCTCTCTCAAGGCTTGTAGACTCTATGAGCAGTGAGGAGCGGGGAAGGGTTGCAGGCGAGCTTGGGAGGCAGGTTGCCGTGATGCATTCCAACAGGATTTACCACGGCGACCTAACCCTTGCTAACACAATCTACAGCGGGGGAAGGGTTTACATAATAGACTTCGGGCTGGCAGGATACAGCGATGACGTCGAGGAGTACGCTATAGACCTCCACCTCCTCTACAGGAATCTACAGGCAATGCACCCTGGAATAGCCGAGGAGTTCATGAACCAGTTCCTTGAAAATTATAGGCAGTGGTACAGCGGTGTTTTCGAAGAGGTTAGGAAAAGGTTTCTCGAGGTAAGGGTTAGGGGGAGGTATGTTGACAGAGAGTTGAGGAAGACTGTTATGAGGGATAGGTATGTATCGTGA
- a CDS encoding XTP/dITP diphosphatase: MYREICFATGNAHKYAEAEAVAREYGITLKQCPGVKREIQSDSLEEVAKHAALTAYMELGQPVLVEDAGLFVKALNGFPGPYSSYVYKTIGWKGLLKLMEGVEDRSACFKSVAVLVYEPFLITGVGEVCGAVATEARGVKGFGFDPVFIPEGYSVTFAEMDVVEKNMVSHRARALRSVFKTLREYLERLE; encoded by the coding sequence ATGTATCGTGAAATATGCTTCGCAACAGGAAACGCGCACAAATATGCTGAAGCAGAAGCTGTCGCGAGAGAATACGGGATCACTCTCAAGCAATGCCCGGGCGTTAAACGAGAGATCCAGTCAGACAGCCTTGAGGAGGTTGCTAAGCACGCTGCTTTAACAGCATACATGGAGCTGGGGCAGCCCGTGCTGGTTGAGGATGCTGGCTTGTTCGTTAAAGCATTAAACGGTTTCCCAGGACCCTACAGCAGCTACGTGTATAAGACAATAGGGTGGAAGGGGCTGCTCAAGCTCATGGAGGGCGTGGAGGATAGGAGCGCCTGCTTCAAATCCGTGGCGGTACTCGTCTACGAGCCATTCCTGATAACAGGTGTCGGTGAAGTATGCGGGGCTGTGGCAACCGAGGCTAGGGGTGTTAAAGGATTCGGATTCGACCCGGTCTTCATACCAGAAGGATACAGCGTTACCTTTGCCGAGATGGATGTTGTGGAGAAGAACATGGTGAGCCATAGGGCAAGGGCTCTTCGAAGCGTTTTCAAAACCCTAAGAGAATACTTGGAGAGGCTTGAATAA
- a CDS encoding 30S ribosomal protein S15, with protein sequence MNKKRDKGQSHSNRPARAGPPRWLKLDMSPSDVELLVVELAKKGYTPSMIGVLLRDQYGIPLVKQVTGRKLAQILEKHGVKIAIPEDLMALMQKAVNLRRHLDEHPKDYHSKKGLIEVESKIHRLVKYYKRTGVLPPDWKYDPEKAKLLISGGMYRFETQESVQTV encoded by the coding sequence ATGAACAAGAAGAGGGACAAGGGGCAGTCACACTCCAACAGGCCTGCGAGGGCTGGCCCGCCGAGATGGTTGAAGCTTGACATGAGCCCGAGCGATGTGGAGTTGCTCGTGGTGGAGCTAGCTAAGAAAGGCTACACGCCCTCTATGATAGGGGTGTTACTGAGAGACCAGTACGGGATACCTCTCGTGAAACAGGTTACTGGTAGGAAGCTTGCCCAGATACTTGAGAAGCATGGTGTTAAAATAGCTATCCCCGAGGATTTAATGGCTCTCATGCAGAAGGCTGTGAACCTGAGGAGACATCTCGACGAGCACCCGAAGGATTATCACAGCAAGAAGGGCTTGATAGAGGTTGAATCCAAGATACACAGGCTGGTGAAATACTATAAGAGAACCGGTGTCCTCCCGCCTGACTGGAAGTATGACCCGGAGAAGGCAAAGCTCCTAATATCTGGTGGAATGTACAGGTTTGAAACCCAGGAGAGTGTTCAAACGGTTTAA
- a CDS encoding glycosyltransferase family 2 protein: protein MRSNSCRDYTVVIPVLNEAEALPLVLKELTENGVPKENVLIVDGHSVDGTRKVAESMGFKVILQEGTGKAMAIKTAVETVESDCYVFMDGDYTYPAKHIPELLEKLGQGRDLVIGSRVYVEKGAQGFLFRLGNKALSMFFKILFGVQVSDILSGMYAANKKVLGEVNFEFKGFSVESEIVAHAASTGFRVCEIPISYRKRIGRKKLGVRHGFKIALDMVRLTWRYNPAFLIFAVGALMLIPGAYLDAYVLYRWLFHDVVHHVKALAGIALSGLGLLSLMLAFISLYLKRFEIRVMKTMRGIEE, encoded by the coding sequence TTGAGGAGTAATAGTTGCAGAGACTACACGGTTGTCATTCCTGTGTTAAACGAGGCTGAAGCACTCCCATTAGTGCTGAAGGAGTTAACCGAGAATGGCGTGCCCAAGGAGAACGTGCTGATCGTTGACGGGCACTCGGTGGACGGGACAAGGAAGGTTGCAGAATCTATGGGATTCAAGGTAATACTCCAGGAGGGAACGGGGAAGGCGATGGCCATTAAAACCGCTGTTGAAACCGTTGAAAGCGATTGCTACGTCTTCATGGACGGCGACTACACCTACCCTGCCAAGCACATTCCTGAGCTGTTGGAAAAGCTTGGGCAAGGCCGTGACCTGGTAATAGGTTCAAGGGTTTATGTGGAGAAGGGGGCTCAGGGCTTCCTGTTCAGGCTGGGGAACAAGGCTCTCTCAATGTTCTTTAAAATACTATTCGGTGTTCAAGTAAGCGACATTTTAAGCGGGATGTACGCTGCGAACAAGAAGGTTCTCGGGGAGGTTAATTTCGAGTTCAAAGGCTTCAGCGTTGAATCGGAGATAGTTGCCCATGCAGCTTCAACAGGCTTCCGGGTTTGCGAGATACCGATATCATACAGGAAGAGAATCGGGAGGAAGAAGCTCGGGGTTAGGCACGGGTTTAAAATAGCGCTAGACATGGTTAGGCTCACGTGGAGATATAACCCGGCATTCCTTATATTCGCGGTCGGAGCGTTAATGCTCATCCCGGGGGCATACCTGGATGCCTACGTCCTCTACAGATGGCTGTTCCACGACGTAGTACACCATGTAAAAGCATTGGCAGGAATAGCTCTGTCAGGTCTTGGACTACTAAGCTTGATGCTAGCCTTTATCTCACTATACTTGAAAAGATTCGAAATAAGGGTTATGAAAACTATGAGGGGGATTGAGGAGTAG